From Nocardioides daedukensis, the proteins below share one genomic window:
- a CDS encoding TetR/AcrR family transcriptional regulator C-terminal domain-containing protein → MTSNSTGTGQPSRTLALLWGEPSTARRRKGPARSVDVTQVVDAALVLADEHGLAAVTMRAVAERVGVSAMSVYTYVPGKPELLDLMVDATYHRMARPTWGGQLWQDRLTLVAESNRDLLTTHPWLTEVAGLSRPPVGPGVMAKYEHELAAFDDTGLSDVDTDAALTYLLGFVQAHCRAAHDAARVTTDTAMSDAEWWATNQPILARVLDSGAYPRAVRIGAAAGEAQGSAWNADRAWRFGLARTLDGLAALIRDGT, encoded by the coding sequence GTGACCTCCAACAGCACAGGAACCGGGCAGCCCAGCCGCACCCTGGCGCTGCTGTGGGGCGAGCCGTCGACGGCGAGGCGGCGCAAGGGCCCGGCGCGGTCGGTCGACGTCACTCAGGTGGTCGACGCTGCGCTGGTGCTGGCCGACGAGCACGGCCTGGCCGCAGTCACGATGCGGGCCGTGGCCGAGCGCGTGGGGGTTTCGGCGATGTCGGTGTACACCTATGTGCCCGGCAAGCCGGAGCTCCTAGACCTGATGGTCGACGCCACCTACCACCGGATGGCCCGCCCGACCTGGGGCGGCCAGTTGTGGCAGGACCGGCTGACCCTCGTCGCGGAGTCGAACCGCGATCTCCTGACCACCCATCCGTGGCTCACCGAGGTGGCCGGTCTGAGCCGCCCGCCGGTGGGGCCGGGGGTGATGGCGAAGTACGAGCACGAGCTCGCGGCCTTCGACGACACCGGCCTCTCCGACGTGGACACCGACGCGGCGCTGACCTACCTCCTCGGCTTCGTGCAGGCGCACTGCCGCGCGGCACACGACGCCGCCCGGGTCACCACCGACACGGCGATGAGCGATGCGGAGTGGTGGGCCACCAACCAGCCCATTCTGGCCCGCGTCCTCGACTCCGGCGCCTACCCGCGCGCCGTGCGCATCGGTGCGGCTGCCGGCGAGGCGCAGGGCAGCGCGTGGAACGCCGACCGGGCCTGGCGGTTCGGGCTTGCCCGCACGCTGGACGGCCTGGCCGCCCTGATCCGCGACGGCACGTGA
- a CDS encoding Fis family transcriptional regulator — MGKATETARKALVEAEAAYRKDFAETVEVSTKAMRAAVEQLFGGESPELLAKLGPVLDAAGHKIGQQAFEQTDKLLENVSRQFNPDDPTSPFAKQAKVLADQQKTLTDTMDKNHLALVGKVDELAKAVEVQKAANGAAAKTASVTPLKGSTYEAAVNRVMDGIAAGLGDEYAETGTTVGVIPNCRKGDGLLTIAGGAARVVVEMHDSTARRAWGDYLDEAERNRDAAASIGLVPAANRNGDQAIRVLGPRRIVMVFDPERDQVDLLRTVVQFVRTSAVVASSRRDVEGIETAEECIQQAVIELTRVDSIRTASGSIRKNADKIDKECNSVQSSLDRLLNQALDALAGVALEATDIAAENSTSDSAGVVA, encoded by the coding sequence ATGGGCAAGGCCACCGAGACTGCGCGAAAGGCGCTGGTCGAGGCGGAGGCCGCCTACCGCAAGGACTTCGCGGAGACCGTGGAGGTCTCGACCAAGGCGATGCGGGCAGCGGTCGAGCAGCTCTTCGGTGGGGAGAGCCCCGAACTGCTCGCCAAGCTCGGTCCTGTGCTCGACGCCGCCGGCCACAAGATCGGTCAGCAGGCGTTCGAGCAGACCGACAAGCTCCTGGAAAATGTGAGCCGGCAGTTCAACCCCGACGACCCGACGTCACCGTTCGCCAAGCAGGCAAAGGTACTCGCCGACCAGCAGAAGACGCTCACCGACACGATGGACAAGAACCACTTGGCACTCGTCGGCAAGGTCGACGAGCTGGCCAAGGCAGTCGAGGTCCAGAAGGCCGCGAACGGGGCGGCCGCGAAGACCGCGAGCGTCACCCCTCTGAAGGGCAGCACCTACGAAGCGGCCGTGAACAGGGTCATGGACGGCATCGCCGCAGGGCTGGGCGACGAGTACGCCGAGACCGGCACGACCGTGGGCGTGATCCCGAACTGCCGCAAGGGCGACGGACTGCTCACGATCGCCGGCGGTGCTGCGCGCGTAGTCGTGGAAATGCACGACTCAACGGCTCGTCGCGCATGGGGTGACTACCTGGACGAGGCCGAGCGGAACCGAGACGCAGCCGCGTCCATCGGTCTCGTGCCCGCGGCCAACCGAAACGGCGACCAGGCCATCCGAGTGCTCGGCCCCCGCCGAATCGTGATGGTGTTTGACCCTGAGCGTGACCAGGTCGACCTGCTCCGCACCGTCGTGCAATTCGTGCGGACGAGTGCAGTCGTCGCCTCCTCACGTCGGGATGTCGAGGGGATCGAAACGGCAGAGGAGTGCATCCAGCAGGCCGTTATCGAGTTGACCCGCGTCGACTCGATCCGGACCGCGTCCGGGTCGATCCGCAAGAACGCGGACAAGATCGACAAGGAATGCAACAGCGTCCAGTCGAGCCTGGACAGGTTGCTCAACCAGGCGCTCGACGCGTTGGCCGGCGTCGCCCTCGAGGCCACAGACATCGCTGCTGAGAACTCCACTTCGGACAGTGCCGGAGTCGTCGCCTGA
- a CDS encoding DUF6602 domain-containing protein: MNDTPTFDIRKALLQKQATLLAGHDSLRGMTGHGTTLGDNDEKEWAEILRGFLPERYCVGPVFAVDHRGNQSQQIDVAIYDRNFSPLWFGQRDSTSLIPVESVYAIFEVKPLLDKVYLDAAREKVASVRNLARTTAPIPHAGGTFQAVDLDNRSILGGILAAKTGWTTVDGSVKALKEHLPVLGRLDSLNIGIALDALAFDFTPNAQIGAPAQTVNTSDISFHTSNQLIRFAARLFRLLQSIGTVPAIDMAAYERALD, encoded by the coding sequence ATGAATGACACACCGACCTTCGACATCCGGAAGGCCCTGCTACAGAAGCAGGCGACCCTCCTTGCTGGCCACGACTCGCTGCGAGGCATGACGGGCCATGGCACCACTCTGGGAGACAACGACGAGAAGGAGTGGGCCGAGATCCTTCGAGGTTTCCTGCCCGAGCGCTATTGCGTCGGCCCGGTCTTTGCAGTTGACCATCGCGGCAACCAGAGCCAGCAGATCGACGTCGCAATCTATGATCGGAACTTCTCGCCCCTGTGGTTCGGCCAGAGGGACAGCACCAGTTTGATCCCGGTCGAGTCCGTCTATGCGATCTTCGAGGTGAAGCCACTGCTCGACAAGGTGTACCTCGACGCGGCCCGTGAGAAGGTTGCATCAGTTCGAAATCTGGCACGCACCACGGCGCCGATCCCGCATGCAGGTGGAACCTTCCAGGCAGTTGACCTCGACAACAGATCGATCCTCGGAGGGATCCTCGCAGCCAAGACCGGTTGGACCACAGTCGATGGGTCCGTGAAGGCGCTCAAAGAGCACCTTCCCGTACTCGGGCGGCTCGACTCGCTCAATATCGGGATCGCGCTCGACGCGCTAGCGTTCGACTTCACGCCCAACGCACAGATAGGCGCGCCCGCACAGACTGTGAATACCTCCGACATTTCCTTCCACACCAGCAACCAACTCATCCGATTCGCGGCGCGGCTCTTCCGACTTCTGCAGAGCATCGGCACTGTCCCCGCCATAGACATGGCCGCCTACGAGCGGGCCCTGGACTGA
- a CDS encoding Mov34/MPN/PAD-1 family protein: MNRRTPAPLIVISESAKAAMFAAAARAHPNETGGILVGVHLDNEPWVTRAIEIASPDRGRHHYKIPAGATQPAVHAARRDDPRVGYLGDWHTHPADVAPSPTDLATLAIFSMKHPRTPNPALVVVRKSADGYTLDTRRILAIVPRVCEVRLAGDLPRLEKQ, translated from the coding sequence ATGAATCGCCGCACCCCAGCGCCACTGATCGTCATCTCCGAATCGGCCAAGGCGGCGATGTTCGCAGCAGCCGCCCGTGCTCACCCCAACGAGACCGGCGGCATCCTCGTCGGCGTCCACCTCGACAACGAACCCTGGGTCACTCGCGCCATTGAGATTGCCAGCCCGGATCGAGGACGGCACCACTACAAGATCCCTGCCGGAGCGACACAGCCCGCAGTCCACGCAGCACGTCGGGACGACCCGCGGGTCGGCTACCTCGGTGACTGGCACACCCACCCGGCCGACGTCGCTCCCAGTCCCACCGACCTCGCAACGCTGGCGATCTTCTCCATGAAGCACCCCCGCACACCCAATCCCGCCCTCGTCGTCGTGCGCAAGTCCGCCGACGGCTACACCCTCGACACTCGCCGGATCTTGGCCATCGTGCCGCGCGTCTGCGAGGTACGGCTGGCGGGTGACCTACCGCGCTTGGAGAAGCAATGA
- a CDS encoding HesA/MoeB/ThiF family protein: METYDDAAFEKFCSDLVNAGFSPARNTGQAMWTGPIRESLKPLTDATRMQVWFPQGWPLRYAHVTVNRLQTEHAAHGTICLWADDDPAQVAARDPNVLWARLDEWAEVAQRGFRLEDRALDAYILFEETNPYQAELPFGDLIRAGSNGYRAPLIGTKQGRRAIMLKPAAPPEPKTNEEHLRGVFYLRRDIGTPPRNLDDIKAVLTKKQKADLERGLDERAPTALAEPSGGYDFIVLAWPRHDREHDAVVVGFEGQGDSLRASAMSATPNEPVARKRRAGPDVELLADKTVLLAGAGSVGGHVAVTLAASGVTDIRLYDDDYLKTGNLVRHVSNQYLVGYPKTLTVSMTIDDHAPWTDVDTHGALPHDPAGLSAAIEGVDLVIDCTGIYSVSAALGEVCHRAGTPLITGAIFHQGAIARVQRQAAGDTPIAARPTDSNYYNLPPDDPAEPNSGFLELGCTAPINNAPPTAVLGTAADIAHAAVDLLTGRHVRPDERILVFRAMDAPFDHTGTLDSPAAGGAA, from the coding sequence TTGGAGACCTACGACGACGCCGCCTTCGAGAAGTTCTGCTCCGACCTGGTCAACGCAGGTTTTTCGCCGGCGCGGAACACCGGGCAGGCTATGTGGACTGGCCCTATTCGGGAGAGCCTGAAGCCACTCACCGATGCCACCCGCATGCAGGTCTGGTTCCCCCAGGGCTGGCCGCTGCGATACGCGCACGTCACCGTCAACAGACTCCAAACCGAACACGCAGCTCACGGCACCATCTGCCTATGGGCCGACGACGACCCCGCCCAGGTCGCAGCGCGAGACCCCAACGTCCTGTGGGCACGGCTCGATGAATGGGCCGAGGTCGCACAGCGAGGCTTCCGGCTTGAAGACCGGGCTCTCGACGCCTACATCCTGTTCGAGGAAACCAACCCCTACCAGGCAGAACTCCCCTTCGGTGACCTGATCCGGGCCGGAAGCAACGGGTATCGCGCCCCCCTCATCGGAACCAAGCAAGGCAGGCGAGCGATCATGCTCAAACCCGCCGCACCACCGGAGCCGAAGACCAACGAGGAGCACCTGCGCGGCGTGTTCTACCTGCGGCGCGACATCGGCACCCCACCGCGCAACCTCGACGACATCAAGGCAGTGCTCACCAAGAAGCAGAAAGCCGACCTCGAACGCGGGCTCGACGAGAGAGCACCAACCGCCCTCGCCGAGCCGAGCGGCGGCTACGACTTCATCGTGCTCGCGTGGCCGCGCCACGACCGCGAACACGACGCAGTAGTGGTCGGATTCGAAGGCCAAGGCGACTCGCTCAGAGCATCGGCCATGTCCGCCACACCCAACGAACCGGTTGCCCGGAAACGCCGAGCAGGACCCGATGTCGAACTCCTCGCAGACAAGACGGTCCTGCTCGCCGGTGCTGGATCCGTCGGCGGCCACGTCGCCGTCACGCTGGCCGCCTCCGGGGTCACGGATATCCGGCTCTACGACGACGACTACCTCAAGACCGGCAACCTCGTCCGCCACGTCAGCAATCAGTACCTCGTCGGCTATCCGAAGACTCTCACCGTGTCGATGACGATCGACGACCACGCCCCTTGGACCGACGTCGACACCCACGGTGCCCTGCCACACGATCCGGCCGGCCTCAGCGCCGCGATCGAAGGCGTCGATCTCGTCATCGACTGCACCGGTATCTACTCCGTCTCCGCTGCGCTCGGCGAGGTGTGCCACCGGGCCGGAACCCCGCTCATCACCGGCGCGATCTTCCACCAGGGAGCGATCGCACGCGTTCAACGCCAAGCAGCCGGCGACACCCCGATCGCGGCCCGACCCACCGACTCGAACTACTACAACCTTCCGCCAGACGACCCGGCCGAGCCCAATAGCGGCTTCCTCGAGCTCGGATGCACGGCGCCAATCAACAACGCGCCGCCCACAGCCGTCCTCGGCACCGCCGCAGACATTGCACACGCCGCAGTCGATCTTCTCACCGGCCGTCACGTCCGACCGGACGAGCGCATCCTCGTCTTCCGAGCGATGGACGCCCCGTTCGACCACACCGGCACTCTCGACTCGCCTGCGGCGGGTGGAGCCGCATGA
- a CDS encoding nucleotidyltransferase domain-containing protein — translation MEALGNEFAQAVRNVTISGDKEKRAIAAHTEVRELLEADEELCDWGIDTILIGSYARQTARYPGKDVDVFLRFKNLTVRHSPEKVYNAVERVLVDRYGLKDDGSGGRVTRQPRSLKIDFPDPDDQFEVSFSIDAVPAVPWGEHWGIPNRDRDLWSNDEKRWIRTNPVKFADDTKALSIATWSPTVGEVNAYRPVVRLLRQVRHVHIGEERPGGLFTEVAAHHVWSDRIVTGSTWAELLTSTMEQVAKRFDDCADNGLPDPVLGTPMKPALDSWQWTTAAQGLNRLAEQAHEALGSERCRAAKMWREILGTNERGQVLPLPEGCDADGFPVGAVTAVSAVGSNDPRGFAALPWPARRHR, via the coding sequence ATGGAGGCACTCGGCAACGAGTTCGCGCAGGCGGTCCGCAACGTCACGATAAGCGGCGACAAGGAGAAGCGGGCGATCGCGGCGCACACGGAAGTCCGCGAGCTGCTAGAAGCCGATGAGGAACTCTGCGATTGGGGAATCGACACCATCCTCATCGGTTCCTACGCGCGCCAGACCGCTAGGTACCCCGGCAAGGACGTCGACGTCTTCCTCCGGTTCAAGAACCTCACGGTCCGCCATAGCCCTGAGAAGGTCTACAACGCTGTCGAGCGCGTCCTCGTCGACAGGTACGGGCTCAAGGACGACGGCTCCGGAGGACGCGTGACGCGGCAGCCCCGGTCGCTCAAGATCGACTTCCCGGACCCCGACGACCAGTTCGAGGTCTCCTTCTCCATCGACGCCGTTCCCGCCGTCCCTTGGGGCGAGCACTGGGGCATTCCGAACCGCGACCGAGACCTCTGGAGCAACGACGAGAAGCGATGGATTAGGACCAATCCAGTCAAGTTTGCCGACGACACGAAGGCTCTCTCCATCGCGACCTGGAGCCCCACCGTCGGCGAGGTCAACGCCTACCGCCCGGTTGTGAGGCTCCTTCGCCAGGTCCGACACGTCCACATCGGGGAAGAGAGGCCCGGTGGACTGTTCACCGAGGTGGCGGCACACCACGTCTGGAGCGACCGGATCGTCACAGGATCCACCTGGGCAGAGCTGCTGACGAGCACGATGGAGCAGGTCGCCAAGCGGTTCGACGACTGCGCCGACAACGGTCTTCCAGATCCGGTGCTCGGCACTCCGATGAAGCCCGCTCTCGACTCGTGGCAGTGGACCACGGCGGCGCAGGGTCTGAACAGGCTCGCCGAGCAGGCGCACGAAGCGCTCGGCTCCGAGCGATGCCGCGCTGCCAAGATGTGGCGCGAGATCCTCGGCACCAACGAGCGCGGCCAGGTCCTGCCGCTTCCTGAGGGCTGCGACGCCGACGGGTTCCCCGTCGGAGCCGTGACCGCTGTGAGCGCCGTCGGCAGCAACGATCCTCGCGGGTTCGCGGCCCTTCCCTGGCCGGCACGTCGTCACAGGTAA
- a CDS encoding DUF1883 domain-containing protein: MQHLYFDLKQQKKGAVAVVTLDKQANVRLMTASNYGALKSGRRFSFHGGRATKSPVRLPIPSNGHWFVVVDLGGLAGRVRASVAVQPPPPGMLAPIRDRGPINDVQVREPIEPDGDALGGQTWDVFISHASEDKEAVAVPLRNALVDLGISVWLDKTELTIGDSLRRKIDQGIRSSRFGIVVLSERFFDKGWTNHELDGLVTRTVAGEQTLLPIWHNLTCDQVRAYSPSLADKVALTTDTVAIEDMAEQIAGVVRGRGEDVA; the protein is encoded by the coding sequence ATGCAGCACCTCTACTTTGACCTGAAGCAACAGAAGAAGGGCGCAGTCGCCGTCGTCACCCTCGACAAGCAGGCGAACGTCCGCTTGATGACCGCGAGCAACTACGGCGCCCTCAAAAGCGGCCGCCGCTTTTCCTTTCACGGGGGCCGCGCTACCAAGTCGCCCGTCCGCCTCCCCATTCCCAGCAACGGTCACTGGTTCGTCGTCGTTGACCTCGGCGGGCTTGCTGGCCGGGTTCGAGCCAGTGTTGCCGTGCAACCTCCTCCGCCCGGCATGCTGGCCCCGATCCGTGACCGGGGCCCGATCAACGACGTCCAGGTTCGTGAACCGATAGAGCCCGACGGTGATGCTCTGGGTGGGCAGACTTGGGACGTCTTCATTTCTCACGCAAGCGAGGACAAGGAGGCCGTGGCCGTTCCGCTTCGCAACGCCCTCGTCGACCTTGGCATCAGCGTCTGGCTCGACAAGACGGAGCTGACCATCGGCGACAGCCTCCGTCGCAAGATCGACCAAGGAATTCGGTCCAGCCGCTTCGGAATCGTCGTCCTCTCCGAGCGGTTCTTTGACAAGGGGTGGACCAACCACGAGCTCGACGGCCTCGTCACCCGGACCGTCGCCGGGGAGCAGACCCTTCTGCCCATTTGGCACAACCTGACCTGTGACCAAGTGCGCGCCTACAGTCCGTCGCTGGCCGACAAGGTCGCGTTGACCACGGACACCGTCGCGATCGAAGACATGGCCGAGCAGATTGCCGGTGTCGTCCGGGGCAGAGGAGAGGACGTAGCGTGA
- a CDS encoding DUF2188 domain-containing protein: protein MSNDNRRHVVPNQDGGWDVRAPGAQRSSAHTDTQADAVCRAGEIVGNAGGGEVVIHGRDGRIRDSDTIAPGNDPNPPRDTK from the coding sequence ATGAGCAACGACAACCGTAGGCACGTCGTGCCGAACCAGGATGGCGGCTGGGACGTCCGTGCCCCGGGTGCCCAGCGTTCCAGCGCCCACACCGACACCCAGGCCGACGCTGTATGCCGAGCAGGCGAGATTGTCGGCAACGCCGGCGGCGGCGAGGTCGTGATTCACGGCCGCGACGGCCGTATCCGCGACTCTGACACGATCGCTCCGGGCAACGACCCCAACCCTCCGCGCGACACGAAGTGA
- a CDS encoding TniQ family protein, which produces MLVNPAPLPVTIAPVVGEALDGYLERLAAANALPHPVLVQRLFEADAPTAFLTIAPAEPLVANLAALTGLDADALRCCTLATIVGIDTDGLDPANKNTWRRVAARGWPPTHGTALCPRCLRGDGVWRLSWRHPWVTTCAEHRLWLIDHCPTCGRRFRSHRTPIRAVDTDPDRCGNPRGARGRGCTQPLSELDSIAAPAAVLAAQRRIDGALQGRPVTVHGDLMEPRDYLRELKSLSVLLLHLAAPPGGEELVSWADLARADRQRSAGEKGARWGLAPPTNLQLRGQALAAADEILRATGLDEAADLLPPWTELTPATNDGQLGWLADHTTMTPLLTRVVMAATASRRRLATLLDRNPEPLLVSAIPQVLPAAVYNQHVARMLDVTDHTGRLFVSLCLARQHPGTATWADAATALELPAELGTKTARACSAHLLAPSSEFIAALARVANDLDPFIDHRVREDDVRRLARSRGWYRPWAHIHLPGSHATSQQYAITWLWTQYAHGHTDTSPGWQHPPSRHDRAHYRAYVRRLGPAATDALIELVDDSTPADRRTA; this is translated from the coding sequence ATGTTGGTTAATCCGGCACCGCTGCCGGTCACCATCGCACCCGTCGTCGGAGAAGCACTCGACGGATACCTCGAGCGGCTGGCAGCCGCGAACGCGCTCCCTCATCCCGTCCTTGTCCAGCGTCTCTTCGAAGCCGACGCACCCACAGCTTTCCTGACCATCGCTCCAGCAGAGCCGCTGGTCGCGAATCTTGCTGCGCTGACCGGACTCGACGCCGACGCCTTGCGATGCTGCACGCTGGCCACCATCGTCGGCATCGACACCGACGGACTCGACCCCGCGAACAAGAACACCTGGCGTCGAGTCGCCGCACGCGGCTGGCCGCCAACCCACGGCACCGCCCTGTGCCCAAGGTGCCTCCGAGGCGACGGTGTCTGGCGGCTCAGCTGGCGCCACCCCTGGGTCACCACCTGCGCCGAACACCGCCTGTGGCTCATCGATCACTGCCCCACCTGCGGACGACGCTTCCGCTCACACCGAACACCCATACGCGCCGTCGACACCGACCCTGATCGCTGCGGGAACCCCCGCGGAGCCCGTGGACGTGGATGCACACAGCCCCTCAGTGAACTCGACAGCATCGCGGCACCTGCCGCGGTGCTTGCCGCTCAACGCCGCATCGACGGCGCTCTCCAAGGCCGACCCGTCACTGTCCACGGCGACCTCATGGAACCTCGCGACTACCTCCGGGAACTCAAGTCGCTTTCCGTGCTCCTCCTGCACCTCGCTGCCCCACCTGGCGGTGAGGAACTCGTGTCGTGGGCTGATCTTGCCCGCGCAGACCGTCAGCGCAGCGCCGGCGAGAAGGGTGCCCGATGGGGACTGGCCCCACCGACCAACCTCCAACTTCGCGGCCAGGCCCTTGCCGCAGCGGACGAGATCTTGCGCGCCACGGGCCTCGATGAGGCTGCCGATCTGCTGCCCCCGTGGACGGAACTGACCCCTGCAACCAACGATGGACAGCTGGGCTGGTTGGCCGACCACACCACGATGACTCCACTGCTGACCCGGGTTGTCATGGCCGCCACTGCCTCGCGTCGCAGGCTCGCCACCCTGCTCGACCGCAACCCCGAGCCCCTGCTGGTCTCAGCGATCCCGCAAGTCCTTCCGGCCGCCGTCTACAACCAGCACGTCGCCCGAATGCTCGACGTCACCGATCACACCGGGCGCCTCTTCGTGAGCCTCTGCCTGGCCCGACAACACCCGGGTACGGCGACGTGGGCGGATGCCGCCACCGCCCTCGAGCTCCCGGCAGAGCTCGGAACGAAGACCGCCCGTGCCTGCAGCGCCCACCTGCTCGCGCCTTCCAGCGAGTTCATCGCCGCGCTCGCTCGAGTCGCGAACGACCTCGACCCGTTCATCGACCACCGGGTCCGTGAGGACGACGTACGGCGACTTGCGCGCAGCCGAGGCTGGTACCGCCCCTGGGCGCACATTCATCTGCCGGGCAGCCACGCCACCAGCCAGCAGTACGCCATCACCTGGCTGTGGACCCAATACGCGCACGGACACACCGACACCAGCCCCGGCTGGCAGCACCCGCCCAGCCGCCACGATCGCGCCCACTACCGCGCCTACGTCCGCCGACTTGGACCCGCCGCGACCGATGCACTGATTGAGCTCGTCGACGACAGCACGCCTGCGGACAGGAGGACAGCATGA
- a CDS encoding TniB family NTP-binding protein, with amino-acid sequence MDAEMWHHQATEVTVVAPQLVPADDLDTMNPMGRSSYADSVRAALRAQRVSSPMHDATAAAIDRALESALLEPPGARTILALSAPYTAGKSTLIKSWAQDRYRTWAKATRSTKPRWTPRPGVTADLVPVCYLTLLSESRSKDLYTQILSFVGYPASGVERTLALRAVKALQTHGVRLVILDDAHMLRSTSVTGRATLHAVKHLNTELGEVGGVLVLVGAELTGGDVLSDPQIRGRLSEHTLAPYEVDTATGRAQWQRLLKNCEDLLLPYLPHEEPGLFSSRHAGYLWRRTQGYVGDTTRLLIDATAVAIETGAPLDRAILDPIWVSQRAQDAQIDQTRSKTARRAAAVTAPR; translated from the coding sequence ATGGACGCCGAGATGTGGCACCACCAGGCAACCGAAGTCACGGTTGTCGCGCCGCAGCTGGTCCCAGCCGATGACCTAGACACCATGAACCCGATGGGTAGAAGCAGCTATGCCGACTCGGTGCGCGCTGCACTGCGGGCGCAGCGTGTCTCCTCGCCCATGCACGACGCCACCGCCGCCGCGATCGATCGCGCGCTGGAGTCCGCGCTCCTCGAGCCGCCCGGCGCCCGCACAATCCTGGCCCTGTCGGCGCCGTACACCGCCGGCAAGTCGACGCTCATCAAAAGCTGGGCACAGGACCGTTACCGAACTTGGGCGAAGGCGACCCGATCGACCAAGCCCCGATGGACGCCGAGGCCCGGGGTCACCGCAGACCTGGTCCCGGTCTGCTACCTCACCCTGCTGTCGGAGTCGCGCAGCAAAGACCTCTACACCCAGATCCTCTCCTTCGTCGGCTACCCGGCCAGCGGCGTGGAAAGGACGCTGGCGCTGCGCGCGGTCAAGGCTCTCCAGACCCACGGCGTACGCCTCGTCATCCTCGACGACGCCCACATGCTCCGCAGCACCTCGGTCACCGGCCGCGCCACTTTGCACGCGGTCAAGCACCTCAACACCGAACTCGGCGAGGTCGGTGGCGTCCTGGTGCTCGTCGGCGCGGAGCTGACCGGTGGAGACGTGCTCAGCGATCCCCAGATCCGGGGCCGGCTCTCCGAGCACACCCTCGCCCCCTACGAGGTCGACACGGCAACGGGGCGCGCGCAATGGCAACGACTCCTGAAGAACTGTGAGGACCTGCTCCTCCCGTACCTACCGCACGAGGAGCCAGGCCTCTTCTCCTCCCGCCACGCGGGCTACCTGTGGCGACGCACCCAGGGGTACGTCGGCGACACCACCCGCCTGCTGATCGACGCAACCGCCGTCGCGATCGAGACCGGTGCACCCCTCGACCGAGCCATCCTCGACCCGATCTGGGTGAGCCAGCGAGCACAGGACGCACAGATCGACCAGACCCGCTCCAAGACCGCCAGGCGAGCCGCGGCCGTGACGGCACCCCGATGA